The segment tgtaccatgaaaaggagattatcatacgttaatacaaatgtatactgtggttttaaattttaaaacaaatttaaagattataggcttcaacatatagagcatttaccgaaaactcattattttcttaggggttaacacatggattttgagaaaaattcaaaattttgacaatactgtttcaATACATAGTCGAATCCgctaataacatatgatgaaattcaaagaggtttggaacctttcttgtctccgtttctcttggaaatagcaattttatagtggttagtccaatgatttagggagtatttacagttttgctaaattaattgataaaaaattagaacgatgtccatgtactataaaaggagtttatcatacattaatacaaatttattatgtggttttaaatttaaaacaaatttaaagattataggcttcaaatttaacacatagattttgagaaaaaatcaaaatatatgacaatactgtttaaATACATAAGTTGATcctgtaataacatatgatgaagttcaaagaggtttgaaacctttgttgtctccgtttctctagggaattgcaattttatagtggttagtccaatgctttagggagtatttgcagttttgctaaattgatggataaaaaattataacgatgtccatgtaccatgaaagaagtttatcataaattaatacaaatgcataatgtggttttaaattttaaaacaaatttaaagattataggcctcaatatataaaagcatttaccgaaaactcattattttcttatgggtgttaacacatagattttgagaaaaattcaaattttttgacaatactgttttaatacatagttgaatcatgtaatatcatatgatgaagttcaaacaggtttggaacctttgttttctccgtttctctagagaataacaattttatagtggttagtccaatgatttagggagtatttgcagttttgctaaattaattgataaaaaattagaacgatgtccatgtaccatgaaaagaagtttatcatacattaatacaaatgtataaagtggttttatatttaaaacaaattttaagattataggcttcaatatatagagcatttaccgaaaactcattattttcgtagggggtaacacatagattttgaaaaaaaatcaatttttttgacaatactgttttaatacatagttgaatcatgtaatatcatatgatgaagttcaaagaggtttggaacatttgttgtctccgtttctctagggaataacaattttatagtgtgGTTAGTCcgatgatttagggagtatttgcagttttgctaaattaattgataaaaaaattagaacgatgtctatgtaccatgaaaaggagattatcatacattaatacaaatgtttaatgtgatttttaattttaaaacaaatttaaagattataagcttcaatatatagagcatttaccgaaaactcattattttcttaggggttcacacatagattttgagaaaaattcaaattattgacaatattgtttcaaTAAATAGTTGAATCCgctaataacatatgatgaagtttaaagaggtttggaacttttgttgtctccgtttttcttgggaatagcaattttatagttgttattctaatgatttagggactATTTGcggttttgctaaattaatggataaaaaattagaacgatgtccatgtaccatgaaaaggagtttatcatacattaatacaaatgtatgatgtggttttaaattttaaaacaaatttaaagattataggcttgaatatatagagcatttaccgaaaactcactattttcatagggggtaacacatagattttgaaaaaatttcaaaaaatttgacaatactgtgtaaatatatatttgaatcatgtaataacatatgatgaagttcatagaggtttggaacttttgttgtctccgtttctctagggaataacaattttatagttgttagaccaatgatttagggagtatttgcagttttactaaattaattgataaaaaattagaatgatgtccatgtaccatgaaaaagagtttaacatatattaatacaaatgtataatgtggttttaaattttaaaacaaatttattgattataggcttcatatatagagcatttactgaaaactcaatattttcgtaggggtaaacacatagattttgagaaaaaaataaaaaaatatgacaattctgttttaatacatagtttaATCCGCTAATAACATATAATGAagttcaaagatgtttggaacctttgttgtctccgtttctctaggaaatagcaattttatagtggttagtccaatgatttagggagtatttgcagttttgctaaattaattgataaaaattagaacgatgtccatgtaacatgatatacatatacaaatcaaaataataatatatcttattaaagtataagtaatttaagtttttgtttGGCAACATATATTGTAGTTCAAAAAAGAATAGTGATATTTAGAAACATGAATAGCTGCAAGttaggaagaaaaaaataatggacgtatgctattaaaaaattggaagtccattacattatattaaaaagtaatgagcttatgttacttgatatacatattcaaatcaaaataataatttaaaattgatttttatcaaaaattcattcaaaaatatacatatattcaaaatttgatttttactaacatattgtccaataaccattataaaaatgttttcaatatatgtaagaaaaatataatgcaAAGCTCAATTTTAaataccaacttaaattatggtttttatatttcacattgaaatttaaaaatataatatatgtgattatttatatgattgtatgtataaaatattattaattattattaattatttgatagtacgtataaaatacgattagttatatgataacacatatttttgtaacctatgatgatacatatatcttctatatatataaagaaatgttctcctctctcccgtgaagccgcgtcatcaattcgtgcattctgggagtgacacgtgtcccattttatatttagatttttgttCGGTTCAGATTTTTCAGGAGTCGGTTTGGATTTcaataaccaatttaaattattttaaaaaatttagaatttattatatgctttaatttaaaaaaatctataaacaatagaatatattacatataaatctGAGTAACATATGTCAGAGTACctaacttaacatataaattgggttggtttaaatatttggatagagaattaataattatttaagtatttttggagttttgagtatattttaactattttagatatttcttttatatattttcaaatatttaaacaatcttaaaagtatcatatatatactggatgtttttatatatattaaatctaaaaataattaatatatataaatatataaatctattttggatacccaaaatatttatgttcggatcagattaggtttcagttcttcaaataccaaaattttgaataactCGGATATCTAATcaattttggttcggatttagtactaatTATTTGGATTGTGATCGGTTCGGTTTTTCAAATTCGAGCTTTTTTGTCaaaccctaaatagtgacataaaaaacaaatagcatcatattttaaaaaataaatacgtccggatcaaaaaatctagtaagttatttatttaataaaggGAAAATTCCTGAAAAATACCCAGACTAATTTTGCTTTGCTAAATAAATACACGAACTTTTTAGGCTTCCCAAAAAATACACAGACTAATTATGGTTGTTCCAAAAATACATGAACTTTTGAATTTTGGAGGTTTCACACCTTGATTTTGACGGTGTTAACTCTGATTAACAGAAGATTAAGAAGCCGTTAGTGAGTTAACTGAACACGTGCCTAAGCCGTGAAAAACTCGTTGGCTTCATAAAATCCCCAAATCGATTACGAACAAACcctaattttctctcttctccttctatCTGAGAAATCTCCAGAACAAATCGAAAGAGATGGGTAAGAGTGAAGGCTCGAGTTCAGGTGCAATATCATCCTCTAAGAAGAAGAACGAAGGTCCTTTATGCCACTGCAAGAGACGAACGAGTATGGCAAAAGCGTGGACAAACGATAATCCGGGTCGAAGGTTTTGGTTGTGTAATCCTCATGGGTTCGTGGCTTGGATTGATTTAGAGGAGCAAAATGGTTGGCAGAGACAGAGTTTACTGGAGGCGCGAGATGTGATGGATCGTCTGAGAGAAGAAATCAAAGTCCTTAAACAGTCACCTTGGACAACTTCTCAA is part of the Brassica rapa cultivar Chiifu-401-42 chromosome A09, CAAS_Brap_v3.01, whole genome shotgun sequence genome and harbors:
- the LOC103836823 gene encoding uncharacterized protein LOC103836823, whose protein sequence is MGKSEGSSSGAISSSKKKNEGPLCHCKRRTSMAKAWTNDNPGRRFWLCNPHGFVAWIDLEEQNGWQRQSLLEARDVMDRLREEIKVLKQSPWTTSQQATIEDSTALLLEEGDRLAEEKKKLEIALITSVEKEKLLRQFLILSWGGFIVITIIIVFAMLKK